A window of the Chloroflexus sp. Y-396-1 genome harbors these coding sequences:
- a CDS encoding extracellular solute-binding protein — MKRLTFSLIALLALFATLLSACGQVTPAAQPTAAPAAPTAAPVQSTTDGMAITGTVTLWHAYGTGSAEEKAINILIDRARAAYPNATINVLQIPFDQIFNKFNNEVSSGGGPDMFIAPNDSLGSQIRAGVLADLSEYQSRLTDVAPTGVAGMSLNGKLYGIPESFKAVALYYNKSKVVNPPATTDELLALVKGGNTLVLNQNAYHNFGWLQAFGGQLMDASGKCIADQAGGAEWFAYLKALKEVPTVTFSTDGGQADSLFKDGKADMIINGPWVLGDYRAVLGDNLGVAPMPGAIKPAGPLTGVDGFYVSINSQNVAGAVALAMFLTSPESMKVYVDEAGHVPVSTKVEISDPLVQAFAQASATGVPRPQIPELDNYWGPFGDAMTKVLDGGADPKAAVTEACALMNTANGK, encoded by the coding sequence GTGAAGCGGTTAACCTTCTCGCTCATTGCTTTGCTGGCATTGTTTGCCACCTTGTTATCCGCCTGTGGTCAGGTAACCCCCGCTGCTCAACCGACGGCTGCCCCTGCTGCTCCAACTGCTGCTCCTGTTCAATCGACAACCGACGGAATGGCTATTACCGGCACTGTAACCCTCTGGCATGCGTATGGTACCGGAAGTGCTGAGGAAAAAGCGATTAACATTCTGATCGACCGGGCACGCGCCGCCTACCCGAATGCTACAATCAATGTTCTACAAATTCCGTTTGATCAGATATTCAACAAGTTCAATAATGAAGTTTCGTCGGGTGGTGGACCTGATATGTTCATTGCTCCCAATGACAGCCTAGGCAGTCAGATTCGGGCCGGTGTGTTGGCCGATCTGAGCGAATATCAAAGTCGCCTAACCGATGTTGCCCCAACTGGTGTTGCCGGTATGTCACTCAACGGCAAGCTGTACGGTATTCCTGAATCGTTCAAGGCTGTAGCCCTCTACTACAATAAGAGCAAGGTTGTCAACCCACCGGCCACCACCGACGAGCTGCTGGCCCTGGTGAAGGGAGGTAATACGCTCGTCCTCAATCAGAATGCTTACCACAACTTCGGTTGGCTACAGGCATTCGGCGGTCAGTTAATGGATGCTAGCGGCAAGTGTATCGCCGATCAGGCAGGTGGTGCCGAGTGGTTTGCTTACCTGAAGGCACTCAAAGAAGTGCCGACCGTCACCTTCTCCACCGATGGTGGTCAGGCCGACTCGCTCTTCAAGGATGGCAAAGCCGATATGATCATCAATGGCCCGTGGGTTTTGGGTGACTACCGTGCCGTTCTTGGTGATAACCTTGGCGTCGCACCTATGCCGGGTGCAATAAAGCCGGCTGGTCCGCTCACCGGTGTTGATGGGTTCTACGTTAGCATTAATAGCCAGAATGTCGCAGGTGCTGTGGCGCTGGCGATGTTTTTGACCAGTCCCGAATCGATGAAGGTCTACGTTGATGAAGCTGGTCATGTTCCTGTCAGCACGAAGGTTGAGATTAGCGACCCGTTGGTACAGGCCTTTGCCCAAGCCTCTGCTACTGGTGTACCGCGGCCCCAGATTCCTGAACTTGACAACTATTGGGGGCCATTTGGTGATGCGATGACCAAAGTACTGGATGGTGGCGCTGATCCGAAGGCAGCAGTGACCGAAGCCTGTGCATTGATGAATACGGCGAATGGTAAGTAA
- a CDS encoding carbohydrate ABC transporter permease, with protein sequence MATTNPELTSQPVRAPRSALSEGWKQLRTPLIYLLPALIIMMLITFYPLAFQVWMSFTDYGVIKEEGKQTLNPFGPNGTTPPNYRPAQYVGFRNYLDIVTNNPQFVARLGGNFDFWRLLAFNLWWTFSNVGFHVALGVIIAVLLNVEGLWGRKIYRAIYILPMVLPNIVVATVWRNMFDDQYGSINQLINLLITPFGFDPVQIRWFNQIQDPIPGIGLPLSYYAMLIANIWLGWPFMTIVATGALQSIPKEMYEAASIDGATGLQQFWRITLPLLRPAMVPAAMVGIVTTFNLFHVIYFMSGGGPLGRTEIMVTQAFKLINVNQLYGVAAAFSVIIALVLIPIFLITNKISRATESYDV encoded by the coding sequence ATGGCAACCACAAATCCAGAGCTGACCTCACAACCGGTTCGGGCACCGCGTTCAGCTCTGTCCGAGGGGTGGAAACAACTGCGCACCCCACTGATCTACTTGCTGCCAGCGTTGATCATTATGATGCTCATCACCTTTTACCCGCTGGCTTTTCAGGTCTGGATGTCGTTTACCGATTATGGGGTTATTAAAGAGGAGGGTAAACAAACGCTTAATCCCTTTGGTCCTAATGGTACTACGCCACCAAATTACCGACCGGCTCAATATGTCGGTTTCAGAAACTATCTTGATATTGTCACTAACAACCCTCAGTTTGTCGCTCGTCTGGGGGGGAATTTTGACTTTTGGCGGTTACTGGCCTTTAATCTATGGTGGACGTTCTCGAATGTTGGATTCCACGTCGCTTTAGGCGTCATTATTGCTGTGTTGTTAAATGTTGAGGGGTTGTGGGGACGAAAAATTTATCGGGCTATTTATATTTTACCCATGGTGTTACCGAATATCGTTGTTGCTACTGTCTGGCGCAATATGTTTGATGATCAGTATGGCTCGATCAATCAGTTGATCAACCTCCTCATCACACCGTTCGGCTTCGATCCAGTTCAAATTCGCTGGTTTAACCAGATTCAAGACCCAATTCCCGGCATCGGTTTGCCACTCAGCTATTACGCAATGCTGATCGCGAACATCTGGCTTGGATGGCCATTTATGACGATTGTGGCAACCGGTGCTTTGCAATCGATTCCGAAAGAGATGTATGAAGCGGCCAGTATCGATGGTGCTACCGGATTACAGCAATTCTGGCGCATAACTCTGCCACTCCTTCGTCCGGCAATGGTACCGGCAGCGATGGTCGGTATTGTTACTACCTTTAATTTGTTCCACGTCATCTACTTTATGAGCGGTGGTGGTCCGCTTGGTCGGACTGAGATTATGGTAACGCAAGCGTTCAAACTGATCAATGTCAATCAGCTTTACGGGGTTGCAGCCGCTTTTTCGGTTATCATTGCGCTCGTTCTGATACCGATCTTCTTGATAACGAACAAGATTTCACGCGCTACGGAGAGCTACGATGTCTAG
- a CDS encoding sugar ABC transporter permease — MSSVTVPSRRSGSTTAGRRLKWWQQLVLQAICLFIAATVLFPVLWIVSMSLDPRNISRPTELNLIPPGASLQAYLQVLDRPTANPVTFTELAFNSLRLAGGVSAFALLIGVSAAYAFSRFKFPGRQFMMIAVLAITVLPSVATIAPLFALLNSIRISSAIMSIVLIIAGLMLLGLTIFAVAPAIRLGSAGPGNYFFGAVGLAISFGLIFSGLTPPRSDVFVLRNSLLGVGIAMVSGALPFAIWNLKGYLDTIPKELEEAAIIDGASPNQVFFQIVLPLATPALAVTGFLGFTGGWTEFFLSWQFLTDPKDFTLAMSLYNMTGQYAGQIPWSRFAAFSILLSLPVAIVYLLLQRYIIGGLTLGGVKG, encoded by the coding sequence ATGTCTAGTGTCACTGTTCCCTCGCGCCGTTCGGGCAGCACAACTGCTGGCCGCCGCTTGAAGTGGTGGCAACAGCTTGTATTACAGGCCATCTGTCTCTTCATTGCGGCCACTGTGCTCTTTCCGGTGCTCTGGATCGTTAGTATGTCACTCGATCCACGTAATATTTCGCGCCCGACAGAGCTGAACCTGATTCCCCCCGGTGCGTCACTCCAGGCCTATTTGCAAGTACTTGATCGCCCAACTGCTAATCCGGTGACGTTTACCGAACTTGCGTTTAACAGTCTACGGCTGGCCGGTGGTGTTTCGGCATTCGCTTTGCTGATCGGTGTCAGTGCTGCCTACGCCTTCTCGCGTTTTAAGTTTCCCGGTCGGCAGTTTATGATGATTGCTGTTTTGGCAATCACTGTCTTACCAAGCGTAGCCACCATTGCACCTCTCTTTGCGCTGCTGAATAGTATACGCATCAGTAGTGCCATCATGAGCATTGTGTTAATCATTGCCGGGTTGATGCTGCTCGGCCTGACCATTTTCGCCGTTGCACCTGCAATTCGTCTAGGTTCTGCCGGGCCAGGTAATTATTTCTTCGGTGCGGTTGGATTAGCGATTAGCTTTGGTCTGATTTTTAGTGGGCTTACCCCACCACGCAGTGATGTCTTCGTGTTACGGAACTCGTTGCTCGGCGTTGGTATTGCGATGGTGTCAGGTGCTCTCCCGTTTGCAATCTGGAATTTGAAGGGCTATCTTGATACAATTCCGAAGGAGCTGGAAGAGGCCGCTATTATCGACGGTGCTTCGCCTAATCAAGTCTTTTTCCAGATTGTGTTGCCACTCGCGACACCAGCACTGGCCGTCACAGGTTTTCTTGGTTTTACCGGTGGTTGGACTGAATTCTTTCTGTCGTGGCAGTTCTTGACCGATCCAAAAGATTTCACGCTAGCGATGTCACTCTACAATATGACCGGTCAGTATGCAGGTCAGATTCCATGGTCACGGTTTGCCGCTTTCTCGATCCTGCTCTCATTACCGGTCGCGATTGTCTATCTTTTGTTGCAACGCTACATCATTGGCGGCCTGACGTTAGGTGGTGTGAAGGGATAG